In Synchiropus splendidus isolate RoL2022-P1 chromosome 11, RoL_Sspl_1.0, whole genome shotgun sequence, the DNA window tcACGACACACACGCCCACTTTACACCCCGGAGtcaattgaataaaaataatataaaccaAATTAATTCATGGACGCGGGTGAACCGTCGTAAAGCTGTTCttgcttttctgtgtttttttcttctgcgaaaaaaaaattaatatcgATTCGGATTTGTTGAATCGCCTGCCATCAAGCGGAGGCTGGTGGTAACTGCAAAGAGGAAAACTTGTATTGTTAACGTCAAAACTTGAGTCACATGACTTACTTACTATAAAACTAGAAAATAATGTTTCTGCTTCGGTTATTACGCAGCATCATATGAGGTTGGAAGTGTTGTACTGCATATAAGATAAATGAGCCGTTGAGGATCCTTTTTGTGAATTGTGGACCACCGTGGTAATATACGTCAATACTAGATGGTACATTAGTTTTGTTGCTTGTACACAGCAAACAGGTAAAACAAGTTTCATTAAATAGTTCATTCAACCTTCAGTAAAGAACAGTGGTTCATGTCTTATAATAATAAAGCGAAACATGCATGGGGATGTTTTTGACGTGCGAATCTGAtgataaagataaataaatacaatatattatAAATCTGTTCAATTATATACATAGACTGTTGTGAAGGGACGTCAtacaataataatttgaaatgGAATGTCATGAATATTTCTTATTTTGCCCTGACTacgatgaaacacaaaaaagaaaaaaaaaaggaatataaAACAAGGAGGTTATAAAAAGATAATATGAGCAATAAAATATCATAAAGATGTGATtggtaaataaagtaaaaagaaaataaataaataaaagtaatacaaccaaatactactaataataataatttatttttctgtgaatATAATATTAAATGCAAGGTTAtaattattgtctttttttttaatattttggtTCATtgtttcacacacagacaattTGATAtctcaatgtttatttttatttacaagaACAGCATTGAGCGGCCATTTATGGCCAAAGCCAAAAGAACTGGAGTGGTGACAGGAATAGATATACACCAAAAGCCGTTTTATTGTGAGGCGCTTAACATGTCACAGAAAACTAAGTGGTGACACAATGCCAATAAAGTGCGAGAAGAACTCGAGAGCAGACCTACAGTGATGTGTTTTACGTAGCTTCAGAGTCCAGAATTGCTATGAGGTTGAAACATGTCGCTCCTTCTCACGCAACGTCCGGTCTCAGACAGTGGGTATAAAGGGAGCAAGTTCTTTTTCATCCCAGGAGGTTGCATTGtttctctgcttctcctctcctgcACAAAGacaaaggatttttttaaaaatcaaaacgGTGTAGTCAGGTCCAAACCTAGTCTTGGATAATTGAAGCTGATTGCAGATACTTGTACATGTAACAAGAGGAAGCCACAGTATTTTGAGTTGAAGGAATGAACAGAATAGCAAAGTCTGAATTAATTGATTTAATTTCAATGTAGATTCCATTGACTCTTCCTGgacatttaaataaactaaataaactaAACTTATAAACTATATCttagtttattttatgaaaaaaaaagtgtctttgcTCACCATTGATTTCAAGTGTGTCAGCGTTTTTATACATGTGAAAATCAACATTCTTCAGAGGTTCGagagtattatttattttagatattGTTGTAGTAAATGATCTGACAATAACCTTAAAATAGGCTGGCAGTCTGCCAGAAACTTACacttaaacacaacacaatgtgGAGagagaacctttttttttttgacattttattttatccttatgagtattattattatttattttcacattttatgcGAAATTAAAGATGACAGCCAccagttattatttttatttcaattagaTTAGAACCCACTAACAGattattgattgatttatttctaATTTTTATAATGCCGTAATTCCTTTTGTTCACCTTTTGAGATTATGATCTTTTAAATGTGTGCAATAACTAATTGTTAAGGAACTACTGCATTTGATTTGCCCTGATTATTGtacaaaataattttaataaacaaCAGCATGTTTTGGAATCGGTTATGGAAATTCAACAGCTTCCATTATCTATGAGTTTGAATGAGAACAATCGGACTTTACCTTTCCTGCAGCAGATTCGGGGTCTTGACCTTGGGAAGACACTGAGATTCAGTTCATTGCCATTTAAAACAGAACTTACTCGAGAGCTTAAACAAACCGCTACTTACCTGTgacacataaagatcacagccATGAtcaacacagacacaacatcAGCCGTAATCCAGATAACTCGATACCTCTTCAGAGCCTGGGGTAAAACGAAACAACTCATGAGCTCACAGCTATTGAATGCGACGTAAATAAACGCAATTCACGACTTACCATCCACCAGTCCGGGCGCTCCATAACGTGCAGGTCCTGACAGGAGTTGGTGGTGACAGAACTGACTCCTGCGCACCAcagcagggagaagagccagCGCTCGTTCACCACCCACAGGTTTATCGTGATGTTTTTACTGCGAAGATCCCTGTGAGTCACAAGTGCAAACGATAATCGCTAGAGGGCGCACACAGGTTGCTATTACTAGAATGGCTGACGCATCCAGTGTCGATagttggatagatagatagatagatagatagatagatagatagatagatagatagatagatagatagatagatagatagatagatagatggatgatagatagatagatagatagatagatagatagatagatagatagatagatggatgatagatagatagatagatagatagatagatagatagatagatagatagatagatagatggatgatagatagatagatagatagatagatagatagatagatagatagatagatagatagaaagatggatgatagatagatagatagatagatagatagatagatggatgatagatagatagatagatgatagatagatggatgatagatagatggatagatagatagatagatagatagatagatagatagatagatagatagatagatagatggatgatagatagatagatagatagatagatagatagatagatagatagatagatagatagatagatagatggatgatagatagatggatgatagatagatagatagatagatagatagatagatagatagatagatagatagatagatagatagatagatagatagatagataaacgtGTTATCACCTGATCTCTGATGTGCTCAACTGGCTGTATTTCATATTAAGGTGGTTCCCTCCCCTTTTGAACATCTGTGTCTCATTGTTATAGATGTGAATGAAGCCTGGCTGAGTCACATTTACATAGTCTCTCGCAGCGGGAGGAAGCCAGAGGATCTGAGAGGCCAAAACAAGTCTTAAGTGAACTGAACAATGGGTCCCAGGATTTCGTGACAGGACTTACTTTCTTTGGATCAATTCCAGAGAGTGAGATGGTGTCGACTGTTTCCACAGTGTCGTTCTCCTGGTCTGGACTGTACAGGTCAAAGATAACTGAGATGTTGTGCTCTTTGGCAAGCTTCAGTAGCTGAAGGAACGAGGGGATAGTTTGACTCCGCGCCAATTCCCTGTCCTGCTCGGAAAGCTTGGACACTGTACCAAAAGGATCCGTCTGTAGTGAAGATTTTGAAGTTCAAAAAGACAGAAATTCACTTCACATTATTGATTTTCGAACACCAAAAGTAGCACCTGCAGGAACCATTCACCGGCATTGAGACTCTGCAGTTGCTGCCAGGTGAGGTTGCTGCTGGGCTGGGAGACCAGATCAGGAAACTTCTCCTTGATATTGGTGGTCCTCAGGAACCCAGAGGTGTTGTGGTCATGCATCAGGAAGGGGATTCTGTCTTTACTGAAGCATAAAAACACAGTTATTGTAGCGTATCCCAGCGATCACGTCCAGGAAGAAACCTGTCCCACACCTGAGCTGCACATCCGTCTCAAAGGCCCACACGCTGCAGGAGATGCTCTTGTTGAAGGACATCATGGTGTTTTCTGGGGCCAACTGGACACAGACAGCAGGTAAACAATGACACCATTAATACTAGGAATGGGacttgaactgaactgaactttaTGCACCAAAGAGTTCGCTCATCATGGACACTTCCACTATTATCTAAACACGTACCATTGGTGCACCTCTGTGGCCAATCAGCTTTGGCTTTTCAGGGACTTGCTCAATCAGACAAGGTGAGTGGATGAACAGTGGACAGAGGAAGATGGCCGTCGATGTCAAAATAAACGCTGCGGCTATCATGCGCTTGGAGGCTGGTGGGAAGAGGAAATGCGTTACTATACAGGGTGTCGATAAAGTCTACCATCTAACAATTTTAACAACCGGAACCCACTTGTATTAATGTAGTAACAACAACCAGGTTCTGTGTCacctttctttatcattttttagaTGTGCAAAGTGAAACCTTTGACACTAGGTGCAACAGAACAAATGACCTACAACCTTCATAAAGCATTCTTTAAACGGTGAAGAAACTTTATGGACAGCACACGATTGATCGTGAATTCATGTATGAGCAGAGACCTACAGTAATCCTTGGCACTGTGGAAGACCTGGAAGACGAACGAGCTGAGAAGTGTCAAAGCTCCGACAGCTCCGAGCTGCAAAAAAGGAGCGGTCGCCTGCAACATACATCAAAGGGGAATTGTCACATGAGGGGAGAGAATCTACGCCAGGTCGCTCacctgaagagacagaagaacgGTGGCCCATTCTTTTCTCCACTTCAGACTGATTCCTGCGACCCCGAAGGAGATGAACAGGCAGCCGAAGAAAAGAAGGACCTAAGGAAACATGCCGCGAGTTAGTCACTGATTTCATCGTTGAgcttttgataaaaaaataataaaaaatgcgACACACCTTGTGCAGCCAGTGCAAGTTGAGCGGCTCCCTCAAAGCCACTTGGATCATAGCAAAAAGCTGCAACAGTCAATGCATTACAGAGGAGGGTGGGTCTTACTACTTCCTGGGAATTGTTTACATCAATAACCGCTGAATGGAAGCATTCCAGGTTCTCACCAGATTAACTTAATAATTGCTGTAAATTATTACATTTATGCAGGCTTTGTTTGACATTTACGAACAAGTAGGCAGATTAAAGGCAAGATTTTAGTGGAGCCATTGCCCTTATCTCTGAACAATGACTGAGTGCTCCATTTATTGTTGTCTTGTCGTAGCTCATGATGAGACACGCATTTAATGGAATGCTACAGTGAGGAGCTCAAGCGTAACAACGCAGACATTCTCACCAGCAGTAGGACACAATAGCAGGTTAGCACTGCAGAAGTGATGACCAGCACCATGAACCAGTTCACCCATCTCTTCAGCTCAGCAAAGCCCTGCCTGGAACAATTGAGGCAACGGAGCAAAGGTCACCACAGTAGATATAAAAGAGAGAATTCTAGGCTGTTTGGGGCtagaacatgtgtgtgtgtgtttgtgttatttAGTCCGCACCAGTTCACGTCCTCTCTGTCATTGAAGGTTACAAGGCAGATGTACATCCAGCTGAGTGACAGGAGCGTAACCGTGGCAACCGCTGAGAACCAGCAGCAGGCATTCTGGAAGGAAAGCAGCATGATGGTGAATGCTTTTCTGATAAAGGAAACAAAGGCACAGCTTTGAGGGCAGTACCGTCATGCAATGACATTCTAGTTCGACTGGAAAGTTTATGAAACAATGTTTGTCTGTTTAAGCGCCTTCAACATCAGATGAAAAGCACGCCGCTTACTATAAATCACCTGACATGCCCTCgcacaaaatgacaaataaaaaatgatagaGGAGTGGATTCAAAACATGTTGTGAGGGGGCATCATTGCTTAAGCATGTATGCAGCAACCACAACGTTTAATCATGTATGTAACTCTCTGTCAATCTGATCATAGCAAACCAAGTCTGACTTCCGTGTGGCAACTCTACAGTATGACAGACTGGTCGGTTGGCCCTATAAATAGGGATGAACCAGACGTCACACTGCCGTCATGCAGTacatgaatgtaaataaatcaagaacagCACGGTACATTTTTACGGCTTCTCATCGTCAACATCCCTTCGAACTTCACCCGTTTATAATCGGTCTACATTTTAACATAGATAGACGATTAAACTTAATCCATTAATTATTATGTAGTAAATGAAATGACAACGTTAAATCCTATAATGCATGGGATAATGTTGGATTAAAACAGTCATAGATCATTTTACTGTTGTCTAAATCAAGACCTTATATCAACTCTTTTAAAACCTATTCTAGATGACTTAATTTAATTAATGAAATGATAAAcactgagcaaaaaaaaaaagaactggtgTCCAAATATTGGACTTAAATAATTTGAGCCAAGTTTGAACTtgcaagttatttttatttttaggcaTTAAATTATGCTTCCAATGAGTCATAGATGTCTGTTGGGGGTCTAGTTTAAGTTTAGACCAACAACCAACCAACAACAGTAAATAGAAACGAAGGAATAAAAGCTAATGTTGGATCTCCACGGTGACGGGATAACTCGACCAATGCCTACCGTTCTACTTCGACCAATCCGTCCAGTTCAGTCCAGGAGCACTGAGTGCCCGACTACGGACGACGGTAAACCACGCATTGCGTGATGTCATCAGGTCGTCAGGACATATGTTCACGGCCGCATTAGTTCACAAGCATACTGTTTTGTAGACATATATGTATCATGTGTAGTAGAACCTGGTGTTAAGGGTCAACTTCAAGAGTCatttaacaattaaaaaaaactttaaacaacacagcatgacatcatcatcaggcGTCGATGCGGACGCAACAGCCGTTGCCAGGCAACATGTAATTGATTGCGCCTGCGCTTAAAAAAGCCAGTTGAAAGGGCCTTTTCTGAGAAGTGTGAAGAAGTTTGGATAACAAAACAATTCTTTCCAGTCAGGATcattgttggtgtttttttgcAGTACTGCTATTATCACTTGATTCCTTGTTTCTACTTGATTCCAACAGCTTCTGTTGCGAAACTTGACTTCTCAATAATTCAAATAGAATGTTTTTACTTATTAAACCACAACAGACTCACAGTCTAAAAATGTCTATTGTGCTCATACAGCAAGTGGCCAGCATTTCTTTCTTGGTGAGCTTTCAAGATTTGGAATGCAAAGCCGGGTAGGAATGTTAATCTCTGATTAAGAATTGGCAGCTGGAATAACATTCATAGGTTCAATAACAGAGTGAATCAGCAACAACGAGTCTTATCACATTTGATGGTCAagataaatgacatttttttgttaggCGGTTTACCTTTTTCTTCCTTGTTCTCCTTAAGTCCTCCTCACTTCTGTGTTTCCACCGGCAGCTGTACAAACCTCTGCTGAAAACTCTGAACCAGCTATTGTCTTTCAACATCTTGTCTCCTTCCCCTCCAATTTATAGGGCGAGTGGATCCTGTACGGCGCTGTGCTGAACACCTGATCCTGCCTCGGGACAGAAGATTCTCTCTGACGGCAAGGAGATCACAACAGTCATTCGATGCCCTAAACCTAAATTTTGTGAAGCACACCGCAGAAGCAAACAAGTGGAGCCAGAGTGAAGGAGTGCCAGTTGGTATTGAAGCGTTTCCCTGCTCAAAAGAGCCTGTGTGGCTGCGGAGGGGGTTTACCAATAGAGGCTCTCACAATGGCCCCAACCAAGCTGCTTTGAATGTACAGCACAGAGCAGCCACATGAGAGGGAAGTGACACGGTGACAGGCACGTCCATGCGCACAGACCCGGAGAAGGATGTCAACAGCTCAGGAGAGAACAAACACTTTTGGCACACATCAACTCGCATAGTAGGATCTGTCATGAagaggaataaaaaaacaaaagatttgctTTTACAGTTGGTGGCAACTGACTTTTGTTATGCCACTTATTGAGCAATAAACCGATCAATGTGTAAGAaggtatttattttcttgtttgacTTGTTTGGCTGGGCATTTTGCCAGATCGCTTATTTGTTTGCCTTACAAGTTATGTGAAAGTCAACGGTAGTgatggaaaagaaaagtgaTAGAACCCTGCAACAATAATCAgttaaagtgtgttttcaaagcgCAGTTACTGAATGACATTGTAGTAAACAATAATGGTCAGtataaagataaaaaagtaAGGCTGTGATAATTAAATTCATGGGAAATTACTAATTAGAATACAGTTTAAATGTATTCCACAAAGGAGGTAtagtgtatatacatatatatatatacactatatatgtacatatatatatacatatatatatgtatatgtatgtatatatatataccacaacCAATTCAAGGACACAATACATGGCGGTAAATGCAAAAAGGCAAAGAGGACGACTGAGGGGTTTGAGTAGGTCAAATTAAATTGAGATCAAGGGACCTGGTCAGTTGTTCTTATTTGATATTTCTGCAGTTCCCACTAAGAGTTTCCACAGCAAGACGGATTTACCATCCTCCCTAGTGGCACATATCCTCTCCATGTCATCCTTCACCACATCCTTCTTCCACCTTCTCCTCTGCCTGTAAATTTGTCCGCCAGTCTTTGGTCACAGACGACACTAGTCAGTCGTCTCatcctgttccaccctgccatCACTCTCCTTTTCGCCACCATTAATAATGCCTCCATGTGTAGGTCCCATCCGAGATGATGCTACTGAATCCTATTTTAATTTTCCTAAACCTTTTTGACCTTTATCACTGaaagaataataattaaaaaaaaaaaagaaatcgcGACATGGACGAGCTGTGTGATGACTATGTGGAGCAACATATTAGGATGACATCACTGCATCATTCAATTTTAGAGTATGACCTTGACTCTCATGAACTGCTTTCACTTGGCTTCAGAAAGGTAGTTTGTTGCTTTGTGTCAGATAAAAGGTCCCTGAACACAAAAAGTTTAGATGCGCTGGTTTTAAGCTgcaaagtaataataataataataataaaaatggaaaaaggttGGAATTTTACCTCTTAGACATATGTCCTCCCTGAAGGTACAGGAAAGCATACAACGCTATGACCAGACTATCATTATAGGAATTTACCAGATGTCAAACAGCCCCACCTTTATGCCccaggtgaaaacaaaacacagtacTGTTTGATTGCTGGAGAGGTTTTGACACTATACGTGAGGCTAGGAGGAGCTGATGAGACTCCAATTGAGACAAACAGCTACAGAAGTGTAGGAAAATTCACATGGGTGCCCCTTTATTAACAAATGGCATTTCAATTCGTCACGCTTCAGTGCTTCACAAAAGTCTTTTTTGTCACCATGCTCAATGCTTTGCTTATCACTGCTGGAGCTTCTCATGTTCCACAATACAACTGAGTTCAGATTGAATTAGATTGAATTGGCTTTATTCTtcgcagcagcaacaacacaacGAAACGTTTTCTGAATTCCAAGATCAACGATGAATAACACACCAATATTAGGTGTTTCTCAGGTTGCACAGCGGAACCATCGCTGTTGAACTGCCAGCACATCCATGAGCGATCACTTGAACCACAGGCTCCAGTTATGCACTCATCTAACTATTAACATTTCTAAAACTCCACCACCTTGTAAATTATAAGGGACAGAATAGAACACCAAAAAAGTAGGTGAAAGATAGTGTTAAAGCAGCAAGTAAATAATTGCTCACCTTCAAACACCTTTGGTGACAGATTCCATGCTCCTTTTATGGAAGAGTCCTGCGGGGATTTGAGTCTTCCTTCTTTGCATGAGGCTGAATGGATGTGAAAACAGTGATGAATGGCTGCGGCGGTGGGGGAGGGACTTCAAACTGAAACTGGCTCCAATCAAGAATTACTTGTTTAATTTAATGCTTTTTTATATTTGCAATCAATGTAACAGAAGTAAAGTGACCCCTCGGACCCGGGGACCACGGCCCCTTCTCCCTATTCTTGGTCATCGGGGGGTTTCAATTGCACCTGCAACACTTGTGGTTATGATCTTTCAGTCCACATCTAagttaaaatgaacaaaaatgagaTGAATACGGACAGTTAAATAAGCTTTACCATGTTTTTCCACACCGTTTCCTCTGTATTGTACTAGTAAAAATAACTTGAAGTTGTAGTTCGCTCGCCGCTGCAGCTGGTGTCGCTGTTGTATAAATAGCGATCTGCTGTGTGATAGAAGAAGTCCCGCTTCTGTCAGACTAGCTCGGTGAGATccagtttatttgttttctgattATTTTTCATGCTTAGATTGATATGCTGACATCACGCCTGTAACACAGAGCATGGCAAGTTACATATATTATGAGCGGTATGTAGCGATCAATGGCCAAAATGCTTGTCAAGCAGATTTCAGCAcgcaggctaacgttagcatttATAAAAAACTATACGTTTTGCCTTAGTCAAAACATATGTCGTCTCTACATGGTTGCTGTTGGGATGTTACTAGTTTGATGCGGGTGGTGGTGGGTTGCTTCATTGTAGTTTAGCGGATGTACGTTACGACATAGGTGCATCAACTGTAATTACTGTTCTCCTTGTTTTAGTTGGAAGTGCGATCCTTCGAACTTTTAAGTCTGGAGACCGTGTCAAGTCCAGTACATCAAGTTACACTGAAGAAACTAAATGTAAAACGCGCAAATGCTTCCTTCAGAGGTGGACATCACTCATCAATCATTTACACGCATTTCTGGATGCGAGCAAACTGAAAACTCTCTTGTTGTTGTCATCTTCCTCAGTGTCACTGATATTGGATTAGTAGGTCAAGTTAAAAAGACTGTGATTGATTCACTATTATCATTCCTGCGCTCAGCTCCTGGCTTAGTGCTGACCGTGTACACACATATCGCTTGTCATATTCCAATGTTTCTCTCTTCCCTCCTAGATATAATGGATCAGAAGATTCCATATGACGATTACCAACTGCCTGTTGTCTTCCTGCCTTCCTATGAGAACCCACCAGCCTGGATCCCACCACAAGAGGTCTCATATACAGTACCTGCATGTGCCTGAACTACTGTTGTACTGGATGCATGTTGCACGGAAGTCCTGGTAACAGGATGTTTTTAAGACTATATTTGAATACGCCTTTTGAACAAAGGACATTTGAAAGCTTTTTAGGATGTTTTTGGAGCAAATTTTGGAGCAAAAACCTGCTCAATATCCAGAATATCTAACGTGTAAACATATGCTACTCAGGCCACTACACAATGATGATTGTTTTATCGTGCCTCacctcaaaaaagaaaaaaaaaattggacaaGCTCACAGTTTCCTTTGTTTACTTGTCAGCGGGTTCATCATCCAGACTACAACAATGAGCTCGCTCAGTTTCTTCCTCGCTCCATCGTCCTGAAGAAACCCCCCGGTGCCCAGTTGGGCTTTAACATCCGCGGGGGCAAGGCGTCTCAGCTCGGGATCTTCATATCCAAGGTGATTTCAGAACTATAGAAGGTCGGTCACAGAAATCTGAAATCAAATTTCACTGTATTTCTCAGGTGGTTCCAGACTCAGACGCTCACAGAGCGGGACTGCAGGAGGGAGATCAGGTCCTCTCTGTCAATGATGTAGACTTCCAAGACATTGAGCACTCCAGAGTAAGTCGTCCAATTTCAAGGTTATATGAATGACCCTGGTCACTTGGTGAGAATGTCTTGCTTTTGGGCTTAAGGCAGAACTGACTTTTAAGTACCTTACTTGGTGCCTGCACATGCTAAAACTATTTAAAATTATGAAATAGTTTGGTCATTTTCAATtgatttcaatgttaattttttACTCTACATTGACCGTTATTAAGTGAGCATGTgatctttttatttaaatagtaTCATGTTAAACAAATTGGATATTAATGTTTGCCATGCttttaaatatgattttctCCATCTGTTTTTCCACCAAGGCCGTGGAGATCCTGAAGACCGCTAGAGAAATTCTGATGAGAGTCCGCTTCTTTCCTTACAGTAAGAAGTCTTGTCAATGTTGTGTCTAAATTTACTTTAATTGCAATATGTTTTATCAATATGAAAAATGTTGGAAAGCATGAAATTTTGTTGGTCGACTGTTCAGTATAGATTATCGTATTATTATTGCATTACATGTATTTGTCCTCTCTAatggattttatttcattttgtccaaGTTCACAGCAAATTTAGAGACGCATACAAAGCCAATATTTGCTTTTAAATACCCTTTTTTTCACTTATTCTGTGTTCATTAGATCAAATTTGTCATTCGTTTCCTTCAGACTACCAAAGGCAGAAGGAGCGGAccgtccactagatggcagcatcaTCCTCTCATAGCGCGGCGGACAGCCGCATCGCCGCGCGTCATCGCTCTCCTCCCACACTCCTGCGTCCATTCTGTCGTTTAACCTTCACTGTGATTGGTGATGACTAACACCGTCAGTCGCAAAATATTTCACAGGAAGTGATGCAGGATATGAATTGACAGACTGTTTACACTGGTTTGCTATTTATTGAATAATAATATTGGGATCCATTGTAATGGATTCAATGAAATGGCCTGCTTTTGCTGCACAGCACTGTGAGTCACATCAGAGTTTATTGGTCTCAATCTCCACACTAAGTTTTGCCGCTCCCAGTTCTCATCGGTGGAATGAGTTTTCAACACatcgttgccatggaaaccttCTCTAACTCCGGCTGCAAACAGTATGATGATTATCCACAGCTTTCGCCGGAACTTCCTCGCTGATCTtccttctacacacacacacacagctctttaTTAGTCTAAGGTTCCATCTTTGTCCGCTGAGATTTACAGTACGTGATGAACGCTCTTACTCAGATCATGTATCAGAACTCTGACATTTGACCTGTTAAACTATGACAAGGACCATTGGTGTATTCACCTTTTATAGAGGAAATTGTGTTATTGATTTAGACAACCATTATTTTATCCATAACAAAACTCTGAACTAAACATGTTTATATGAAAAATGTGAGTGAATATGCGGTGACATGTAAATGTCTCGACTCTACATGTTGACAAGAAAGCGAGTGGTGTCATGCTTtgtaaagattttttttgtattttaaccaATAAATATTTGGACAATTGTGCAGTCACGTGTGAAACTGAATCCTGTGTGACAAGTTGTTCTTGTTCTGAGCGAGTTTCTCTCAAGACAGATTGTCATTGTAGGAAAAGTGTAGTCAGCAGACAATATGTCCAAAAAAAATGAGGTTTATTTTTGCTAGAAAAAACTTGGATTAGAACATCAATTTGGCCAGTCACACTTCTCTCGAATAAACCTTCATGTAatccttaaataaataaataaatgtaaaaataaaatcaatcaagATTTGCTAAACTTCATTGCCTTCAACCAGGGACGAAATCTaaacaaacaagtgtgtttttggTATTAGGAGAAAATCATTAGCTTAGCAGCAAAGAATAGTAAAAAGAAACATGTTGGCCTCAACGGCACATAACTGTAGTGCCGCGTCACAGCAAACACCCAGAACCTTCCAACATTTCGTCCCAGTGGAACTATACAGTGCAACCAAAAATATGTACACGTTTTGTGTGGAATCCAACAAGGACCTAAAAAAATCTCTTCGCAGTCACAAAAGATCTCTGGTCTGTTCCAATGAGAACACTGCAGAGGTTGTTGTTCAGCACAGACCGAGTGTGTGACGACATGTTCTTCGCTCCGTTCTTTTTAAGAAGTAAACATCTGCACCCCCTCTCCCCGACATGACACTTGGactatttttccattt includes these proteins:
- the gdpd2 gene encoding glycerophosphoinositol inositolphosphodiesterase GDPD2 — its product is MLKDNSWFRVFSRGLYSCRWKHRSEEDLRRTRKKKNACCWFSAVATVTLLSLSWMYICLVTFNDREDVNWQGFAELKRWVNWFMVLVITSAVLTCYCVLLLLFAMIQVALREPLNLHWLHKVLLFFGCLFISFGVAGISLKWRKEWATVLLSLQATAPFLQLGAVGALTLLSSFVFQVFHSAKDYSSKRMIAAAFILTSTAIFLCPLFIHSPCLIEQVPEKPKLIGHRGAPMLAPENTMMSFNKSISCSVWAFETDVQLSKDRIPFLMHDHNTSGFLRTTNIKEKFPDLVSQPSSNLTWQQLQSLNAGEWFLQTDPFGTVSKLSEQDRELARSQTIPSFLQLLKLAKEHNISVIFDLYSPDQENDTVETVDTISLSGIDPKKILWLPPAARDYVNVTQPGFIHIYNNETQMFKRGGNHLNMKYSQLSTSEIRDLRSKNITINLWVVNERWLFSLLWCAGVSSVTTNSCQDLHVMERPDWWMALKRYRVIWITADVVSVLIMAVIFMCHRSRPRICCRKGEEKQRNNATSWDEKELAPFIPTV
- the pdzd11 gene encoding PDZ domain-containing protein 11 isoform X1; protein product: MSDIMDQKIPYDDYQLPVVFLPSYENPPAWIPPQERVHHPDYNNELAQFLPRSIVLKKPPGAQLGFNIRGGKASQLGIFISKVVPDSDAHRAGLQEGDQVLSVNDVDFQDIEHSRAVEILKTAREILMRVRFFPYNYQRQKERTVH
- the pdzd11 gene encoding PDZ domain-containing protein 11 isoform X2 is translated as MDQKIPYDDYQLPVVFLPSYENPPAWIPPQERVHHPDYNNELAQFLPRSIVLKKPPGAQLGFNIRGGKASQLGIFISKVVPDSDAHRAGLQEGDQVLSVNDVDFQDIEHSRAVEILKTAREILMRVRFFPYNYQRQKERTVH